In Pseudomonas sp. Leaf58, one DNA window encodes the following:
- the infA gene encoding translation initiation factor IF-1, with translation MSKEDSFEMEGTVVDTLPNTMFRVELENGHVVTAHISGKMRKNYIRILTGDKVRVELTPYDLSKGRITYRAR, from the coding sequence ATGTCGAAAGAAGACAGCTTCGAAATGGAAGGTACTGTCGTCGACACCCTGCCCAACACCATGTTCCGCGTGGAGTTGGAAAACGGGCACGTCGTAACCGCGCACATCTCCGGAAAGATGCGCAAAAACTACATCCGTATTCTCACTGGCGACAAGGTTCGCGTCGAGCTGACGCCCTACGACCTGAGCAAGGGCCGCATCACTTACCGTGCGCGCTAA
- the clpA gene encoding ATP-dependent Clp protease ATP-binding subunit ClpA: MLNRELEVTLNLAFKEARSKRHEFMTVEHLLLALLDNEAAATVLRACGANLDKLKHDLQEFIDSTTPLIPVNDEDRETQPTLGFQRVLQRAVFHVQSSGKREVTGANVLVAIFSEQESQAVFLLKQQSVARIDVVNYIAHGISKVPGHGPQSESDQEMQDEEGGETSSSSNPLDAYASNLNELARAGRIDPLVGREQEVERVAQILARRRKNNPLLVGEAGVGKTAIAEGLAKRIVDGQVPDLLSQSVVYSLDLGALLAGTKYRGDFEKRFKALLGELRKRPQAILFIDEIHTIIGAGAASGGVMDASNLLKPLLSSGEIRCIGSTTFQEFRGIFEKDRALARRFQKVDVSEPSVEDTVGILRGLKGRFESHHNIEYSDEALRAAAELASRYINDRHMPDKAIDVIDEAGAYQRLQPEANRVKRIDVPQVEDIVAKIARIPPKHVTSSDKELLRNLERDLKLTVFGQDQAIDSLATAIKLSRAGLKSPDKPVGSFLFAGPTGVGKTEAARQLAKALGVELVRFDMSEYMERHTVSRLIGAPPGYVGFDQGGLLTEAITKQPHCVLLLDEIEKAHPEVFNLLLQVMDHGTLTDNNGRKADFRNVILIMTTNAGAETAARASIGFTHQDHASDAMEVIRKSFTPEFRNRLDTIIQFGRLSHETIKSIVDKFLIELQAQLEDKRVLLEVSDDARGWLAASGYDVQMGARPMARLIQDKIKRPLAEEILFGELAEHGGVVHVDLRDGELVFDFETTAEVA; encoded by the coding sequence ATGTTAAACCGCGAGCTCGAAGTCACCCTCAATCTTGCCTTCAAGGAGGCTCGTTCGAAACGTCATGAGTTCATGACCGTCGAACATCTGCTGCTAGCACTCCTTGACAATGAGGCTGCCGCGACCGTTCTGCGCGCCTGTGGCGCCAATCTCGACAAACTCAAGCACGACCTGCAAGAGTTCATCGATTCCACCACGCCCCTGATTCCGGTCAACGATGAAGACCGCGAAACTCAGCCGACCCTGGGCTTCCAGCGCGTATTGCAGCGTGCTGTGTTCCATGTGCAAAGCTCCGGTAAGCGTGAAGTCACCGGCGCCAACGTGCTGGTGGCGATCTTCAGCGAACAGGAAAGCCAGGCTGTGTTTCTGCTCAAGCAGCAGAGCGTGGCCCGCATCGACGTGGTCAACTACATCGCCCATGGCATCTCCAAGGTGCCGGGCCATGGTCCGCAGTCTGAAAGCGACCAGGAAATGCAGGACGAAGAGGGTGGCGAAACCTCCTCTTCGAGCAACCCGCTGGATGCCTATGCCAGCAACCTGAACGAGCTGGCCCGTGCCGGCCGTATCGACCCGTTGGTAGGCCGCGAGCAGGAAGTGGAGCGCGTGGCGCAAATCCTTGCCCGCCGGCGCAAGAACAACCCGCTGTTGGTGGGTGAGGCTGGCGTCGGCAAGACCGCTATCGCCGAAGGCCTGGCCAAGCGCATCGTTGATGGTCAGGTGCCCGACCTGTTGTCACAGAGCGTGGTGTATTCCCTCGACCTGGGTGCCTTGCTGGCCGGTACCAAGTACCGCGGTGATTTCGAGAAGCGCTTCAAGGCGCTGCTGGGCGAGCTGCGCAAGCGCCCGCAAGCGATTTTGTTCATCGACGAAATTCACACCATCATCGGTGCCGGTGCGGCTTCGGGCGGGGTGATGGATGCGTCCAACCTGCTCAAGCCACTGCTGTCGTCGGGCGAGATCCGTTGCATTGGCTCCACCACCTTCCAGGAGTTTCGCGGCATCTTCGAGAAGGACCGTGCCCTGGCGCGGCGCTTCCAGAAGGTCGATGTCAGTGAGCCGTCGGTCGAAGACACCGTGGGCATCCTGCGCGGCCTGAAGGGGCGTTTTGAAAGCCACCACAACATCGAGTACAGCGACGAAGCCCTGCGCGCTGCTGCCGAGCTGGCCTCGCGCTACATCAATGACCGGCACATGCCGGACAAGGCCATCGACGTGATCGACGAGGCCGGTGCCTACCAGCGCCTGCAGCCGGAGGCCAACCGTGTCAAGCGCATCGACGTGCCCCAAGTTGAGGACATCGTCGCCAAGATTGCGCGGATTCCGCCAAAGCATGTCACCAGTTCCGACAAGGAGTTGCTGCGTAATCTGGAGCGCGACCTGAAGCTGACGGTATTTGGTCAGGATCAGGCGATCGACTCGCTGGCCACCGCCATCAAGCTGTCCCGTGCCGGCCTGAAGTCGCCCGACAAGCCCGTTGGTTCGTTCCTGTTCGCTGGCCCTACCGGCGTCGGCAAGACCGAAGCGGCGCGGCAGCTGGCCAAGGCGCTGGGCGTAGAGTTGGTGCGCTTCGATATGTCCGAGTACATGGAGCGCCACACCGTGTCGCGCCTGATCGGTGCCCCGCCTGGTTATGTTGGCTTCGACCAGGGTGGTTTGCTGACCGAGGCCATCACCAAGCAACCGCACTGCGTTTTGCTGCTCGACGAAATCGAGAAGGCCCACCCAGAAGTCTTCAACTTGCTGCTGCAGGTGATGGACCACGGTACCCTGACCGACAACAACGGGCGCAAGGCTGACTTCCGTAACGTGATCCTGATCATGACCACCAACGCCGGTGCTGAAACTGCTGCGCGGGCCTCGATCGGCTTCACCCATCAGGACCATGCGTCCGATGCCATGGAAGTCATCCGCAAGAGCTTCACGCCGGAGTTCCGGAACCGCCTGGACACTATCATCCAGTTCGGCCGCCTGAGCCACGAGACGATCAAGAGCATCGTCGACAAGTTCCTTATCGAACTTCAGGCGCAGCTGGAAGACAAGCGTGTACTGCTGGAAGTCAGCGACGACGCGCGCGGCTGGCTGGCGGCTTCGGGCTATGACGTGCAGATGGGTGCGCGGCCGATGGCGCGGCTGATCCAGGACAAGATCAAGCGGCCACTGGCTGAGGAGATCTTGTTTGGCGAGCTGGCCGAGCATGGCGGCGTGGTGCACGTCGACCTGCGCGATGGCGAACTGGTGTTCGACTTCGAGACCACGGCTGAGGTGGCGTAA
- the clpS gene encoding ATP-dependent Clp protease adapter ClpS — translation MHVPSEIRLTFNQDRPQSNEDDGSGLAVQEAKPILQAPPMYKVVLFNDDYTPMDFVVEVLETFFSLNRELATKIMLTVHTEGRAVCGLFTRDIAETKAMQVNQYARESQHPLLCEIEKDG, via the coding sequence ATGCATGTACCTAGTGAGATTCGACTAACATTCAATCAGGATCGCCCGCAATCGAATGAGGACGACGGCTCAGGTCTTGCAGTTCAGGAAGCCAAGCCGATCCTGCAGGCGCCACCGATGTACAAGGTGGTTTTGTTCAACGATGACTACACGCCAATGGATTTCGTCGTCGAAGTGCTCGAGACGTTCTTCAGTCTGAACCGCGAGCTGGCGACCAAGATCATGCTGACCGTCCATACCGAAGGGCGGGCAGTGTGCGGATTGTTTACCCGTGACATCGCCGAAACAAAGGCCATGCAGGTCAACCAATACGCCAGGGAAAGCCAGCATCCGCTACTCTGTGAAATCGAGAAGGACGGTTAA
- the cspD gene encoding cold shock domain-containing protein CspD, with protein sequence MASGKVKWFNNAKGYGFINEEGKDEDLFAHYSAIQMDGYKTLKAGQAVSFDIVQGPKGLHAINIASASTAAPAPASARPASSTADA encoded by the coding sequence ATGGCAAGCGGTAAAGTCAAGTGGTTCAACAATGCCAAGGGCTATGGATTCATCAATGAAGAGGGCAAGGACGAAGACTTGTTCGCTCATTACTCAGCCATCCAGATGGACGGATACAAGACCCTCAAGGCCGGCCAGGCCGTGAGCTTCGACATCGTCCAGGGCCCCAAAGGCCTGCATGCGATCAACATCGCCAGCGCCTCCACTGCCGCACCTGCGCCAGCTAGCGCACGACCAGCCAGCAGCACTGCCGACGCCTGA